A segment of the Arachis hypogaea cultivar Tifrunner chromosome 5, arahy.Tifrunner.gnm2.J5K5, whole genome shotgun sequence genome:
GCTTTCATAAAAATTGGGCAGTCCCACGAACCATTAAAGGTCTATTTGAGAATTGGACTTGCATGCTTAATAGAAAAGAGGAGCAGAAGAGGTGGCTGACTGGATTTTTTTCAGTGATTTGGAACATTTGGATGAAACGCAATGACAGAATTTTCAACAATAGAGAAGCACGTGTTGAGGTCATTCAAAGGAGAATATTTCTCAGCTATAAGGAGTGGGCTGGTATTGATTCTTTTGGTTGTTGATGGCTACGTCAAAAATGACAGGGAATTGATCACCTTGGTGTTTGGTTttgttttcatgattttttagtgtATCTGCTTTATCTGTTGCTCCACTATAGtgtgttgagttttttttttatttaaaaaaaaatcgtcACAAAAGAACACTTAATTAAGCAGATGAGTGAGTTGACCACTCAACTAACTCAAGTTGGTTAGTTATTGTTACTTCTAATCCAATACAAATATACAAcgaaaaaattatataagataatattaacaaaaatagaaataaacaaatagtatttaatattttatgattTCCCTTgtatatattattctttttccCCAAATCTCCATTTGCTCCCAATATAAAGAGTAAGTTAGTAATACGCTAACACGCACATTAACACACATACATATATCTCCACCACCATGGCCGGCGGTGACTCCACGCCACCGCCCTACCACCCAACCTCAAAACCTTCCAaacacaccaccaccaccacctgcaAGAAGACCAACCTCTACACCCTCGTAGCACTCCTCTGCATCATCTCCTACCTCTTCGGCTCATACCAACAAAACCCCTCCTCctccgccaccaccaccaccaccaccaccaaaacCACCCTCCCCACCTGCATCCAAAACCCCACAACCACCACCAGCCGCACCTCAACAACTCCCAGAAAACCCACCCACCTAGACTTCACCTCCCACCACAACGCCACCTTCCCCACAACCACCACGACCACCGCCGCCGCCACCACCTCGAAACACTACCCGTCATGCCCAGTGAAGCTCAGCGAATACACCCCCTGCGAGGACCACACTCGCTCTCTCCGCTTCCCCCGTGACAAGATGATTTACAGAGAGAGACACTGCCCTTCGAAGAAGGAAGTCTTGAAGTGTCGCATTCCGGCGCCGCACGGTTACAAGAACCCGTTTCCATGGCCCTCGAGCAGGGACGTGGCATGGTACGCCAACGTGCCACACAGAGAGCTCACGGTGGAGAAGGCCGTTCAGAACTGGATCCGTTACGACGGCGACAAGTTCAGGTTCCCCGGCGGCGGCACCATGTTCCCCAACGGCGCCGATAAGTACATTGACGACATTGGAAAGTTGATTGATCTCAAACATGGTTCCGTTCGCACCGCCGTTGATACTGGCTGTGGGGTACGTACACGCTAcccttttttacttttaactttttctaaaagaaaaatacGTTTTTTCATTAATCATGGTGAGAAAAACATTTtcgaagaagaaaaggaaacttGTCTTGTTTTTATCTCTAtatatttactttcattttcttgttctttttatttataggATAGAAaacaatttttcattttattaaaaaatttagtaaaaataacaacttttaattttgtatttattgaTGAAAACAACTTAAATATATATACTGATAATAATATGTACTATttaaaattctcttttttttttcatcatcaattTCAGCCAAAGCTTACGGCAATTTCACCAAAAAAACAAGATTAGATAGACTTTTGATACATAGATAGAAGATAATTATGCGGATTTGAGGTTATAAAATGGGAAACACGCGTATATATTATACATTGTCAAAATAAGAAATGAGTTGGAAATTCAATGTACTTAATTTTTGTTACCAACACTTTACTTTATATAGTTGCAAAAGATTTCCTTTCTTTAAATATATATTgttattaaaacaataaaaaataaaatgaggtCTGAAAGGAGGTAGGAGAGAATTTAGTTGGGACTGAATGGGGCTTTTACTGCATTTTACTGTGAAAAGGAAAGGGTCATGGTCTTCAACTTGAGACTGTAACGTTTTCCAGTTTTCCTCACTATTTTTGGAACTTAAGGGAAGGGACTATGGACGGATTATttgactaataattaaaaatatatttcaaataCTAAATGCTATATagattccaaaattcaaattctgagGGCGTTCGGTTTGTCTTCACCCGGGGAgggttttgcatatatatatatatatatatatatttttttttttttctttaaaaggaTCGGAGTGTTAAGTTATCAAATTTTatgatttgtaatttttaattaattatagtataaaattatatttaataatataaatttttttttattaattaaatacggactacattttaataaaaatattaattttttaacttaatcattttttaatttaacagattaataattaatatattacaaatctaatttttatttaagaatttgacTAAACTAATAGATTTCTGCAAGGTTTTACATATAGATCTAACTTAAATAAGTTTATATAATAATaacttatctatttttttaatattttcaatcgAGCGTTATTTCATTTGTTATTTTTTCTCTCACACAAATATCAAGGACTTgccagttttaattttattgacaTGAATGAGTGGATCCAAAACAGTAACTGGCTTCTGAAGACATGGCTTTCCATAAGGGGAATAATGATTCATGCCAGCATGGATTTTGTGTATGTTTTTAAAAAAGATTATATCAcatgaaaaagaaatgaaaacgaAGCACAAAAGTTAATCATTCATACCCATGGTTTATGTAAAAAGCCAAATATTCCGCCAGTACTATGTTATTTCCTTTGAACTAGTAAGTATAATTACGGTAACTAAGGTGGTTatataattttgattaaaattaaagttatatttttatagtattttactatttttcacttttaatttttaaattaaaaaatatttaaaaaaatattactttaatatGCATCATGGCATGCACTTTCTACTTTCTACTATTCgtctaagttattttttttttaaaagttatttttaatgtTTCAATTATACTATTTAAATTTCTAATGTTTTAAAATTGATTCAATGTTCTGTTAGGGATTAGTTAATAAAATTAACGACGAAACAAAAttaagacgattttaaaatgttagagacttaaatagaatgaaaatattagagacaaaaatgatacatagaaataaattttaattttatcattcaataatatcaatttattactgtacataatattcaattattttttatcctttaagtataaaattataaaaaaaattatttagaatgaaaataatgtgattaaatataatttatttagatgtgattaaaaaataattgaatactatatacactaaaaaattaattttattgaaagataaaactaaaatttatttttatgtatcgtttttgtccctaacgttttcgtcatatttaaatccctaacgtttcaaaattgtctcAATCTTGTCACGTCATCAATTTGTTAATAGAtccctaacaaaaaaaaaatattgagtcaattttaaaatattaaagactTATGTAAAacacgattaaaatattaaaaacaattttaaaacttatctcaaaattaaagacaaaaacaatactttttaCTCTTCTTAATATTTGGGGCCATTCATGGCCAAGGAACATGGAAGCACAAAAGTATGCAAGGCTTATGAATTATGATactgttttttattttcattggagTGTTTTTGCCATGAAATGTGTGCAATCCATAATGGTctcttttagaaaaaatataaaatcgaaATTTAACTGGAAAATTCGTCCCTTTTTATCTCttattaaaaagtaaataacaattaCATTCTCACAAATTTTGATTTcggattaattaatttaaaaaaaataagtattaattaaattttttataataataaataatagacatgtatattcttttattaataaatagtttaaaacaaaataaagttgtttatatattttattttctacaataataaatattttattgttgCCACATGAACATGAAAAGGATGTAATTTTAAACAGTgaaatattgttattttttaaatttttatataatttttatcaactatttttatttgttacgaatcctattaaaatagataaaatttcgTTCCAAAATCTTTTATCTACCTGactatttttcataaataaatatgttatagtaattaacaatacatataaataatttattattaaattttacatgataaattaataaaataatataatatatttattatttgctATTATAAAAGACTAAATTAATAACTTTTTTCTTAAACAATTAATTAGTCCATTATCAAAATATTCAGAACCTAATTATTATTTccctctaaaaaataaaaatgaacctGGCTGGCGTTACTATAATACTGTACCACCTAAGCCATAGGATTCCACACTCCTAATTTCTAGTAATAGTTGTacttttgactaaattaattattacatgTGAAGGGTGAATATTTTAATAagggagctactcaaatgaagatgcaaaaaacatctttttatgaagatgctttgtataaaagtgtgatttattgatttgaccacacttcaaataaaaacaacacttttataacatatcaaaatctaaccctacactccatcatctaaaggtcaaaaagaaaaatcatcacatgaagacaattataatatcttcatgggagtacccaCCTTTTAATAATCAGCAAGTATTATTCTTGCCACGAACGAGGCATTTGTCTAGTTGGTCACCACTAACCACGTTATACTAACTTTCTTGACAAATTTAGATTAATTGCATAATTAATCTTAAGGTTAATGTGGTTAGCATATGCAATTATGCATGGTTGGTTCAGGTTGCAAGTTGGGGAGCATATCTTCTATCCCGTGACATAATAACAATGTCAATAGCACCAAGAGACACACACGAAGCACAAGTTCAGTTTGCTCTTGAAAGAGGTGTTCCCGCCATTATTGGTGTTCTTGCATCTAAGAGGCTCCCATTTCCCTCTAGAGCTTTTGACATGGCACATTGCTCTCGCTGCCTAATTCCATGGGCTCAATATGGTTCGTACCTTGTTATTACACAACTCTCTCAAGATATGTTGTTTCATgtgtttatgtttttaatttcCCTTCAAATGTTGAATTAGATGGGGTTTATCTAAACGAAGTTGATCGGATTCTGCGGCCCGGAGGCTATTGGATCCTGTCCGGGCCACCCATCAATTGGAAGAGATATTGGAGAGGTTGGGAAAGAAAAAAGGAGGATCTGAATGAAGAGCAGACCAAAATTGAGAAGGTGGCTCAAAGTCTATGTTGGAAGAAGCTTGTAGAGAAGGGTGATATTGCTATTTGGCAGAAACCCAAACACCATTTGAAATGCTCCCAAAATAGTAGACCTTTCTGCGACCCACAAGATAACCCTGACAAGGCATGGTATGTTGCTTCAATTTTCCACCTTTTAGTTTATTCTTAGTTACTTTCATGTCATATGAAATTGTATTTACGTGATCATAGTTGAAAACtgttaaatgataatttttaCTTATCATCTTCACACGAAAACAACTTCATGTGAGCTGTTATTATATATCAGCATAATAATAGTGATTTACTTCTTAAGtgttttgtatatttattttggtGAGTTGTTTGTTTTCAGGTACACTGACATGAAGACATGTTTGAGTCGTCTGCCAGAAGTGTCAGACAATGATGAAACTGCAGGAGGGGCATTGGAGAATTGGCCAGAGAGGCTAACAGCCACCCCACCAAGGATTTACATGGAGACCATAAAAGGGGTTACACCTTCAACCTTCATAAAGGACAATCAATTATGGAAGAAAAGGATATCATATTACAAGAAAGTTAACAGTCAGCTAGGTAAAGCTGGGAGATACAGAAACCTTCTTGACATGAATGCTCACTTGGGTGGATTTGCTGCTTCTCTTGTTGAGTACCCTGTTTGGGTCATGAATGTGGTTCCTGTTCAAGCCAAAGTTGACACACTTGGAGCAATTTATGAAAGGGGATTGATAGGAACATACCATAATTGGTTAGCACAACATTATTTTTTTCCTTATCTCCTTAACATAatgttctcttcttcattgtgtAAATTGCTTGTGGCCTAAACTTATGTTGCAGGTGTGAAGCAATGTCCACTTATCCTAGAACTTATGATTTAATTCATGCTGATTCAGTCTTCAGCCTTTACAACCAAAGGTATTTATATATTCAATTCAATATCATATACACTATACAACACATACTTGTCCCTTTTTAACAAATGATCTTGGAAATATGGCTCATTGTTTGAAGTAATCTAACAGATTCAAGTACTGTTTTAATTCTGATTAACCTACTTGTATGTTGCAGATGTGAATTAGAAGACATTCTGCTAGAAATGGATAGGATTCTTAGGCCAGAAGGAAGTGTAATAATCAGAGATGATGTTGATATATTAGTAAAAGTAAAGAGTATAGTCAACGGATTGAATTGGGAGAGTCAAATTGTTGACCATGAAGATGGGCCTCTTGAAAGAGAGAAACTTTTATTTGCTGTGAAGAATTATTGGACAGCTCCTAAAGCTTCAAACAGTAGttagttaaatattaattaaggtctttttagtttttaaagccccctttaatttcttttctctagtgcttttctttttgtttgttcaTCTCAAAGTTGTTAGTATTCTTTTGTATCTTTCTTCATTACTTttcattaaatgcaaattcaaagTGTGCAAAACATACACCTAATTCAGGAGTAAAGTAATCATTGTCATATTTTGCTCAATAATTCAAGGGTTTGAGCACCTAATCCAACATGCTTTTTAATTGGCTCTGTTATCATTACTTTGTCATCAACTTTTAGGGGTTGAGCAAATAGCTTGCTCTGCCACGTCCTCTGCTGCTTACTCTGCTTCAGTTAGTTTCTTAGTCTAGTAAGCTGTGATTCAATTTTTCTGTTAGAGTTAGTGGACCTGCTGACTCAGCAGAAGCTTCTAGGCCAGTATTCAGTTATTCAGATTGTTACAATACACACATGCTCTTAGCCCCATTCctctttctctcctctctctgaATTCTCTCTGAGGCCTATACCTTTCACTCACCTTCCAAATTTCAAATtctctctatttctctctctcgCGCTCGAGTATATAGTCTCGAATTGGCATGTCTGATGAAGACGGAAGTGTGGAAGACGGAGGTGTGGAAGACGGAGGTGTGGAAGACGGAGCTGGAATTTTTGAATGCGTCAACTGTTATGCCACATTCACCACGAAGATTGACTTGGAGATCCATTCGAATAATGCACATTTCAAATTTAGAGTTGTTTGCATCAAATGCGGGAATAGGTTCGAGACCTCTTCCTCACTCGATCAACATAAAATTGAGGTAACGttgattttttccaattttttgttCGATCTCTTCTAACCGAACACTGAATTTGTAAAAATTAATTGTGACGGAAGTGTTTTTCCTAACTCTAAGAAAATCAAGTATGAATGTGTTCTTCGTGATAAAAATGGTGTATAGATTTCAGGGAGTGCAGAAAAGTTCATGGTTCAACTGTGCTCCACACAGAGTTGGTGTGAATTGATGTTGGTGCTAGAAAATAGTGATCGAAATATTGTGTGCGATACCAACTTGATTGATACATATTCCCTTGTTAACACATTAATCCCTCTTTAAGATCACTGtgaatcataattttttttttcagattttttgaGCTTAAGATGTGCAGAAAAAATTCTGTAACCGAATCTGATTCATTCTTTTCAGTGCGTTTACTGGGCTCCTTTTAGGCAGCCACCGCAGCGGAGAGCCAGGCGTCATCCCCGCCGTTGATATTGAATCTAGGTTCGTTTTCTTTAATCTTTCTTTCATGCATCATAAGTCTTATCATGTTATACATTTTGTTAGATATGTACAAACCAAAGTTGTGGCCTATATTGTGCCTTGCAGAACAAGACTCAGTGTGATGGCCTCATCAGATATTGTGAGGGGAAAAACATACGCCGAAGCGGTGGCCGTGTATATGGACGATGATCAGTGGATCTTGTGGGAGAAAAAAGAGGTTCTATGCCTTCATGCTGAGCTTTGTATGTGGGCTGATGCCGTGGTCATTGCTCCATTATCTGTACATGCCCTTGGAAAGGTATCAATAAGCTGCTCAATTTTTCAGATTTTATATGTAATTTAGATGAATGTGCTATATGTGTTCTCCTAGTGTTTTGGTTGGATTTTGGTTTCGACTTCACCAGGAATGTCGACCAATCCTGTATCAagattttgatgattttgattcGGAGACACGCTTCATGCTGTCCCCTAGTGTTGCTAGCATTCTAATTTGCTTCGACTATCTGTGTTTGGTAGAAATAGTTTTTACCTCAATGGCTAGTTACTAAGAATCATGTAATGTTAAGTTGGTATATATGTTTGCGTCTAACATATATTAATTATGGTAGAAACCCGTGTAAATTATCTTCatgtaaagttaataattaaaaactattagatgataattttatcaaacatgtcaAATTATATAACATTCTCATGAATCTTTACCCTTAGTTATTTGCATGGTCTATCTTTATTACTTGTATAAAGTTGAGTTGTTATGTTATGTATGCATCTTAAAAAAGAGTTATTTGCATAATTGCATGTTtcatttttaactttaaaatataaaagatgtGTGATATTGCTGTTGTTGTAGTTTGCGGGAGGATATTGTGACACTTTGCTAACAAGTGTTGTGAGAGCATGGAACTGCGCAAAAAAGCCATTGTTTGTAGTATCATGCATGGACCCTTTGTGGAAGGAAAATTATATCACATTGAGAAACTATAATCACACTGGTAATTCAGAAGCAAGATGGGGAAATGCCTGAGCCTGATGAGATTTCCAAATTTGTGAGAATACATGATGCTTTTGAAGAATGTGAGAGTCAAATTTCAGATATATGTACTTAGAGACAAATTTAATGGATTTAGATTTGAAAACTGTAAAACGTGATATGCATGTAAGCAAGGTAGCTGAATTCAATTGCTTGATGCATGGTGGATAACACATTGTTTGGGAAAGTTTTTCAACTTTCTAGAATTTACTTTGTTAATACTTCCAAGAACACATGTTTTGAACTTCCTAAtcgatgtttttttttctttggttgaaATCGATTCTTTTCTTCCTTCAATAGTGACAAGGGGATTTAAATCTAGAATTTTGCACATGTTGCCCAAAATTTTTATGACCAAATTACTTTTTAGAGGACACGTTGAACTTTTTTCTTAAAAAGAGTTTCAAAAAAGGACAATAACGATAATATATTGTCTATCAACCATGCAAGTAATTACTATAATtctactaaaattttaattagattttatatttggagatttataattaaattcttggttttgataaaaaaatttaattaaatccttattaaaaatatttatccagtataagaatttaattacaacattttaaataataaaaatctaattaaaaatttgataaaattataattaaatcttattttttgtattttattttttcaacaaaaaaaagagtaaagtatcgttctTATCCCCAACGTTTAGGATAagtcttatttatatttttaacatttaaatcgtcctatttgtatccttaacgtttataataGTGATTTAatattatcctactatcaattatactaacaaatcagattatatttttcaattattctcacttggatgtattcattctcaattaggtctcatttagatgtgttcgattttaatattataccaacTATTTacgtttagattcaattatgtccctaaaaaagtgaattatgtaaatgttgtaggaattagtttcaacttttgatgagctatttttcggagtggatAATCGATTCTATcctagacatttgtattctaacttcaagaagagatttttaaaactcaaaataaagcgttcatgatgtgtaattgatggcaggataacattgaattacttttacaaatgttaaggatacaaataggacgatttaaatgttaggggcacaaataggatttaccccaaacgttg
Coding sequences within it:
- the LOC112802816 gene encoding probable methyltransferase PMT16, giving the protein MAGGDSTPPPYHPTSKPSKHTTTTTCKKTNLYTLVALLCIISYLFGSYQQNPSSSATTTTTTTKTTLPTCIQNPTTTTSRTSTTPRKPTHLDFTSHHNATFPTTTTTTAAATTSKHYPSCPVKLSEYTPCEDHTRSLRFPRDKMIYRERHCPSKKEVLKCRIPAPHGYKNPFPWPSSRDVAWYANVPHRELTVEKAVQNWIRYDGDKFRFPGGGTMFPNGADKYIDDIGKLIDLKHGSVRTAVDTGCGVASWGAYLLSRDIITMSIAPRDTHEAQVQFALERGVPAIIGVLASKRLPFPSRAFDMAHCSRCLIPWAQYDGVYLNEVDRILRPGGYWILSGPPINWKRYWRGWERKKEDLNEEQTKIEKVAQSLCWKKLVEKGDIAIWQKPKHHLKCSQNSRPFCDPQDNPDKAWYTDMKTCLSRLPEVSDNDETAGGALENWPERLTATPPRIYMETIKGVTPSTFIKDNQLWKKRISYYKKVNSQLGKAGRYRNLLDMNAHLGGFAASLVEYPVWVMNVVPVQAKVDTLGAIYERGLIGTYHNWCEAMSTYPRTYDLIHADSVFSLYNQRCELEDILLEMDRILRPEGSVIIRDDVDILVKVKSIVNGLNWESQIVDHEDGPLEREKLLFAVKNYWTAPKASNSS
- the LOC112802819 gene encoding phosphopantothenoylcysteine decarboxylase; translated protein: MKTEVWKTEVWKTEVWKTELEFLNASTVMPHSPRRLTWRSIRIMHISNLELFASNAGIGSRPLPHSINIKLSAFTGLLLGSHRSGEPGVIPAVDIESRTRLSVMASSDIVRGKTYAEAVAVYMDDDQWILWEKKEVLCLHAELCMWADAVVIAPLSVHALGKFAGGYCDTLLTSVVRAWNCAKKPLFVVSCMDPLWKENYITLRNYNHTGNSEARWGNA